In the genome of Girardinichthys multiradiatus isolate DD_20200921_A chromosome 7, DD_fGirMul_XY1, whole genome shotgun sequence, one region contains:
- the LOC124871972 gene encoding trace amine-associated receptor 13c-like translates to MATQEEAKLCFPQLNSSCRKPTLHWSTAVLLKTVLSFISLVTVVLNLLIIISISQFRKLHTTTNILLLSLAVSDFLVGLLLMPGEILRSTTCWFLGDVICSVYFYLGCHIVSASVGNIVLISIDRYVAICHPLYYANRITLGRVKCCICLCWLGAGFCSIFYRKDDLIQPGRSKSCFGECMLVMSYVTGTTDFILNLIFPLSIIILLYMRVFVVAVSQARAIRSHITAVTLHHSVNLATKRSELKAARTLGVLIVVYLTCYCPYCTSFLVETNVTSIENASFLIYVFYFNSCLNPIIYALFYPWFRKAIKHIVTLQILQPGSCDANVL, encoded by the exons ATGGCAACACAGGAAGAGGCTAAACTCTGTTTTCCACAACTTAACAGCTCCTGCAGGAAGCCAACACTTCATTGGTCTACAGCTGTGCTCCTGAAAACTGTGTTGTCCTTCATCTCTCTGGTCACTGTAGTCCTCAACCTGCTCATCATCATTTCAATCTCCCAGTTCAG GAAGCTTCACACCACCACTAACATCCTCCTCCTGTCATTGGCTGTGTCAGATTTCCTTGTGGGTCTCCTGTTGATGCCTGGGGAAATCTTAAGAAGCACAACTTGCTGGTTTCTTGGAGATGTCATATGTTCTGTGTATTTTTACCTTGGCTGTCACATTGTCTCTGCTTCTGTTGGAAACATTGTTCTCATATCAATTGACCGTTATGTGGCTATTTGTCACCCTTTATATTATGCCAATAGGATCACTTTAGGAAGAGTCAAGTGCTGTATTTGTCTATGTTGGCTTGGTGCAGGTTTTTGCAGCATTTTCTATAGGAAGGATGATCTTATTCAACCAGGCAGGAGCAAATCCTGCTTTGGAGAGTGTATGCTTGTAATGAGCTATGTGACTGGAACTactgactttattttaaatttaatatttCCACTTTCAATTATCATACTTCTGTACATGAGAGTATTTGTGGTGGCTGTGTCTCAGGCTCGTGCCATACGCTCTCACATTACAGCTGTCACACTTCATCATTCAGTAAACTTAGCAACAAAAAGATCAGAGTTAAAAGCAGCCAGGACTCTGGGTGTTCTCATTGTTGTATATCTAACATGTTACTGCCCATATTGTACTTCCTTCCTTGTTGAGACAAATGTGACTAGCATTGAAAATGCATCGTTTTTGatctatgttttttattttaactcctGTCTAAACCCTATCATATACGCCCTGTTCTACCCCTGGTTTAGAAAAGCTATTAAGCACATTGTCACTCTGCAAATACTGCAACCTGGCTCCTGTGATGCAAATGTACTGTAG